CCCCCTGCAGCCGGTTGAAGGCGGGGAACGTGCTCCAGGCGAGGACCCCGCCACGCTCGGGTCCCAGCAGGGCCACGAGCAGCGCCTGGTGCTGGAAGCGCACGGTCGGCTGCTCCTCGTAGCTGCTCCGCTTCAGCCAGAACCCTGCGTTACAGAGGGCGGTGGGGACGCCGTCAGCAGGGCCGGCGCGGGCCGAGCGGGCCGCGGGGAGCGGTGGGGCGCCCGGGCCGGGGCAGGCTCACCGTGGCTCCGGAAGGCCACCAGCAGCGGCGGGATGTAGGTGAGCAGGGCGGCCAGCAGCAGGAAGAGCGCGGCTTTGGAGCAGAGCCCGGCGCGGTAGCCGCGCTCGACAGGGTGAGAGAAGAGCTCGTGGAGCGCCATGGGCTCCGCGCGCAGTCAGTCGCCACGAGACCCGGCGGGGATACCAGACGGGCGACCAAGTTTGGCTCCTTCTAGTTGCTATAGTTTTGGTCTCCACGGCAACCGAGCGCTCTCCGTGGAACCAATCAGAAAGACGCGGGGCTTCAGTGGGTGGGGCTAACGCGGCGGCGCGCGCCGGTGGACAGTCGCCCGCGATTAGCGCGTGAAATTCCTTAAAGGTTGCGCGGTAACATTATGTTTCCGTGGACCTAAGTCGTAGCCATCGTCACTATTAACATTTGTGTGAAATAAGATGTTCATAAAGAAGGTGACTTGTAAGTAAAGACGTGCTCTGTGTGATTTCTTTGCTCCCCATTTGTTTCATATGAAGTCCAACCAGTCCCGTGACCCAGGCTAAGACTGAAGCCAGGTTTTTTCTCTTCCAAGTTTTGTGTTGCTTCCACCGTGCTCCAGAGCAGGACAGACGCGGCAAGAGAACACAAATCCCCACGCACTTGCATAGAGGGCTATTACTATATAGTTCTGACACAGTGTGTTACCATCGCACGTATTGGGTACGAGCTTGACTATGGGTTTTAGGGGTTGCTGTGGTCCTCCCCCAAAATAACATTGGCTTATCACTTAACAGAAAGCTTTGGCTGGCGCGCTGATtcagtaattctagcactttgggatgcccaAATGGGATGAACACTTTAGCTCAGGAATCTAAGACCTgcttgggcaacataatgaaatcccatctctacaatgattttaaaaaaattatcagaacaGAAAAGTGTAGAGCTGGCCGGAAAATATCCAGCCAGACATGTGtctgtttttcatattacatggtaCATGGCTGTACACATTGCAGTCAAGTCCCTGCATGAAGATTAacaagttagccaggcatggtggtatgtgcctgtagtcccatctgctcaggagggtgaggcaggacgatcacctGAGCTCATTGCCATGAGCTAAAAGGACGATGCCAGTGCTCTccacccaggcaacagagcaagacccagtcccACACAAACAAAAGCGGAATGGTTTTTCTTCTCCCCTAAACCAATTATTTTGAACATGGcagaaagactttttaaatacTATTGTCTGCAGCCAAATTCCTCATCAAAAGGCCCTGAAGGATCACATTGCAGTGTTGGAGAGTGAGGTTTAGGTGCAAAGTGGAGCCTGGTAAGTTGATGCCCCTGCCTTGGGGGCAACCTAGAAAGGACTTTTACATGAGAACTTTTAGATGACCCGAGTCctaataacacacacacacacaggtcaaGACTGCCCATTTGGGAAAACTATCCCAGAGTCCTTATCATAGTGCAGGATGACAGTTAACAACATCAGTCATAAGATGTTTTTGAATACCATCAGGTCCAGTACTCCTCACTCTTGCTTTAAAGCTTTTCTGGGATGGCAACATAGCTCTTAAATACAGCAATCATTAGGCTTAAATCTATGGTATGATTCTGACCTATGTAGCTATGCTTTTATGTAAATGACTTTCATTTACTTAACCACTAAAATGAGGGTATTTTAGAACAAATGAATCTAGTGTCAACTTCTGTGACTCTCCTGTGAGGAAGGTGTTTTCCAAAACTCTTTCAACAGAAGCAAACAAATACCATAGCTAAGTCGCTGCTGAAACGGAGGTGACTGCTAAGAATTTAGGTGTATGAAGGGCTTCAAATTTCCCTGAGATGCCATGAACTTTGCAAAAATCTTTAGTAATAACAGTTAGTAATATTTACTCTTTGATTTGTAGAAGCTAGTCTTTGTGGTTTAACTTGAATTCTTTTAGAGAGAATATTAGACTTTTACAAAATGCTAAGGGCCTATATTATGTTCTTTTCATACATGTATGACTAAGAACTGACTTCTCAGTTCCCATATCTGTAAATGTTCTTGTGTTTCATAAATTTACCTCTAAGGACAAAAAGAGTCATTATCTTAAAACTACACATTTTAATCATGTCCCTCTCCTTTACATGACCTATTCAAGGTATCTCAAAATATCCTAGAACACATACATGTTTGCTTCAAGACTTTCCAATACatctttttccaaaatatttatccatttgctTTCCTCTTACAACCGCAACCTTTGTTTTATCTGGAAGTGAAAGTTTACCTTCTGAAAAATGTACCTTGCTCTCTTCAAAGATTCACGTTCTTTGTGAAATCTTTCTTGTTTATTCTCACTTGGCTTTGTGCTGGTCCCTAATGTCCTAGCTGCCCCTTAGTATCCATGTTCACACACCTCTCCAAGTCTGAAACTCATTCTCTGTGCTTTATACAACTGTGAATGAGTAACTGCATATATTcatcatcttatttttcttttgactcaCCTCCTCAACTAGGTACCCCCTCAAGGAAGGTATCCAGTGTTCTTTGAATATTCAATAGCTAAAGACAATGACCCAGTAGGTAAAGAAGGAGATGCATATCATCAAGGCAGATGAGATAAGCCAATTAGAATGGAAaattgggctcggcacctgtggctcaagtggctaaggcatcacccacatacacctgagctggtgggttcaaatccagcccggtcctgccaaacaacaatgatggctgcaaccaaaaaatagccgggcattgtggccggcacctgtagtcccagctacttgggaggcggagatcaggaaaattgcttgagcccaggagttggaggttgctgtgagctgtgatgccacagctctctacccaagacaacagcttgaggttctgtctcaaaaaaaaaaaaaaaaaaatcgaatggCGAATTGGAAAAAGACACTAAAAAAAGTAGGTAAGACTAGAAGACAGAAGACAGTGCACATCATTGAGACGGGCACCTGTACCTGAGTAGGTGAACAATGAATCTTTCCCCAGAGAAGTAtactctaaggcagtggttctcaacctgtgggtcacgacccacaggaattacattaaagggccgtggcattaggaagtttgagaatcactgctctaaggtTTTACACCTTCAAGGTGATATAAATGTACATTGGACTAGGACATCATGACCAGCTCTGTAAGTGGAAGCAGGAAACTTGAGTTCAGTTTCTAACACATTCACCGATTCACTGATGATTAGATGTTAAACTCCCACTTTCATTCTTCAGTGTTTAATTCTCTTCGTGAAATAGATATTTCCATATTATTCTAGTCACTGTCTAGCTAATCTCATCCAAATCAATAGCTTTAAACACTTCTCTGACTTTGAGACTCATAGAGCCATTCACCTGCTCTACATCTTCAGATGTGTTTCTTGGGCATCTCAtacttaatattctttttttttttttttatcgtccttggtagtgtgctgcatcacagctcacagcaacctccaactcctgggcttaggcgattctcttgccttggcctcccaaatagctaggactacaggcaccggccacaatgcctatctatttttttttttttaattgttgcagttttggccggggccaggttcgaacttgccaccctcggtatggggccagtgccctaccaactgagccacaggcactgccctcatacttaatattcttttttttttttttgcagttttttttggccaggggcaggtttgaacctgccacctccggtatatgggactggcacctacTCCTCATACTTAATATTCTAAAACCAAATTCTTGATTTTCACTCCACAAGATGGCACCACCCTATCTCAGTAAATGGcaattccatctttaaaaaacCTTGATTTTGACCTATCCCTCACATTTCACATCTAATCTATTAGCAATTTTTACCAGTtataccttcaaaatatatccagaatacAATTGTTTCCCCTAACACCCCTAGACATCACCTTGGACTAAGCCAACATCATCTTTCACAAGGGTTACCACAACATTTTAACTATTTCTGggcttccacccccaccccctacaGTCTACTAATCAAGCCTGATATTTAACAAGAAAAGCCATATTGTGTTACGCCACTGCTTAATGCCCTAGACTGCTCCTCTCATtctaaataaaatccaaagttcTTCACATAGAATTAAAAGCTCAACACAGTTCTTGTTCTATTTCTGTTTGAACTTATAACACACTCCTGCCCTTGTTTATTTGGCTCCTACTACCAAGGCTCCCTTCAGATTCTTAGAATATGCCTACcactttttcttgagacacagtctcactttgttacccttggtagagtgccatgctgtggcacatagctcacagcaacctcaaactctagggctcaagcgattctcttgccacaacctcccaagtagctgggactacaggtacccaccacaatgcccagctatttttagagacgtggtctcgaacctgtgagctcaggcaatccaccctcctgggccttccagagtgttaggattacagctgtgagtcaccacaccaggCATACCCATCACTTAATTAGCATTTCACCTCACAATCATTCTCTACTAGTCACTTATCCTGCCTCATTTTTCTAAACAGTACCTATCATTACCTGACacattaatttttgtcttttctcagtAGAGATAAGACATACTCCACAGAGCAAGTGTGTTTTCTGTCTTGTTCACTTTTTCCCCCCAGCACCTGGAGGTGCAACAACAGTAATTTCTAAGcatgaaattcaaaacaatttttcattttatcaaaacCAAAAACCTATTCTGTTTACTCAGACACACaatcttaaaataacaaaaatacttttagaaTGAACTTAGATTCCACAGCATCAATCAGGAATTTCATCTGTAGGAAATGATGAACAACAGCCAAACCTACAGGCCTTACAGGTGCATCAGAATCACAGGCACGTGGTAGGGTTCATGTGCTCAATTAAGTGAATATCCTCCATACATATTCACCAGCTCATAAACAAGATGATGACCCATACCAGAATGCCTGATCACTTGGCTTGGAAGAAAGCAATGAACATCACTGATTGGAGAACTTCAAGGCACCTGCTGAGGCAGCTGACACACGCACAGCCCAGGTTGTGATTGCTGAGCCACTCCCACGGCCAAACAAGGAAACTTATGTCATGACCATCTCTCAAGGAAATTCTCCAAACCTGACAGCCGCTTCTAATTCCTCTGCAAGTTTGGTTAAGGAGTCTCTTTATGATCAGATGTTACACTCTTCAAGTGCATATTTGTGCCACCTTTTTCTTAACTAtttattcaagtatttatttgtgaacaaaggaaggaaatgtGGTTTGTTTAAATTCAATTTCTAGGTTCAAGGTTATCTATTAAGGCTGGCCCTAATACTAGGCTTCTGGTGCTACCCTTCCCCACACAGTGCTCTCAAACTATCATCACCCCCAATACTGAGTCCCAAATCAATCACCACTCCAAATACTGTCAACGTCTGAAACAGGCCCCCTTGTTATTGGCAACCACTAGAGATCCCTCTTTTGTTATATATACCCACAAATACCGTTCTTGTCACCAATGCCCCAACCCGACTTCCCTTTAGAACAGCTCTCTAAAAGAGCCGTATACTATCAGTCACACCCCCAAACAGCCCTCTGTAAGAGCCCTATATTATCAGCTATGCCCTTCTCGTCACCAACACCCCCCGAGGTCCTACTCCTGTCACCAGTTCCCTGAACATTCCTTCCCGGAGTTGGCAATACTCTGACAAACGTCCCCTAACCAACTTTGTCTTCTTCCCAACGCTCAAGACCCTCCGGGGCCCTCGTCGGCTCCGCCCTTTTATTTGAGGCTCCGCCCCCTCGGCGCTCGGTCCCGGCGAATGGGGCCGGAAGCCCCGCCCCTGGCTGGTTGCTAGGCTCCAGGAGCCGGAAGTCCCGCCTGCCGCTTAGTCGACGCCGCCGCTGCCTCCGCTGTCGTTGTTGTTGTGGTCTGTGCGCTGAGCTCCGCGGCTCCAAGAGCCGGCCATCCCCTTCTCGCCGCCGCCATGAAGTGGATGTTCAAGGAGGACCATTCACTGGGTAAGCACTCAGCCGCGGGCCGGGACTGAGGGTGTCGGGGCGGCGGGTGGGCCCCCTCCCCCACTCGGGCCGCTCTGGGCCGGGCCGGGTCGGGCGGGGCGGATGCAGCTCTCTGGGCTCTAGTCGCAGAGGACCCGGAGCCTTGGGCGGCTGCCGACCGACCCTATGCCACCCTCCACACACCCTTTCGAGAGCTAGAGGGCAGAGGAGCGCGGCCGCGGACACGCCGGAATGAGGGCCTGGGGTGTGCGTAGGGTTCGGGAGGAGGAGGCCTGGGAGCCCGGGCACCGACCGCTGGGCAGGCGCGGTGGTCAGCCCAGTGTATCTCTCCCACAGAGCACAGATGTGTGGAATCCGCGAAGATCCGAGCGAAGTACCCCGACCGGGTTCCGGTGAGTGTTTGGAATCTCCGCCTCCTCACCTCGCTGTCACCCCAGTAGTCTAGGAGCTAGGGTCCTTTTTAAGGCCATTCAACAGTTGACAAGTTGAGGTTCCAGGCTGAGTTATAGTAGCAGACGGGCCAGACTAGGCTGGGGACGCCCGGGGCTCGGGCGTGAGGGGCTCGGGCTGGTGCTGTTCAGTGTGCCTCGTGCTGAATCTCCTGATCTAGGCCAGCAAGCTGTCTGCAGCCTCAGGGCTCCCTCGCCAATTATGTAAGGAACGGTGTTCTAGGACGGGGCAACAGGTCATTGCCACTTTGGGGAATGATGATAGAGGCAGATTATCACTTTGGGCTTGGAAGTTTTAAAAGGGTACTTTAGCATCAGGACATAATCTTTTGCTTTgattagtacttggatgggagccTACTAGGATCTTTACCTAActtgtagtttcttttctttatctggaCCGTGTCTTCCTTACCTgatcagaaaacataaaaagctGCTGAAAACCCCTTCTGTATTTTCCCCTGTATCGATAATAAATATGATCCCATATTTCTTCCATGGTGAAGGAGATAGATTTTTTAatccttattgattttttaaaggaCATCAAAGCTTCTTGTAGCTCTTTGGTTGTGAAATAGTTCCTCTGGGTAAGGAGCAGGAGGGCCAGATTTGAAGCCTGTTCAGAGAAAAGCAACAGGCCAAATGAAGAGCTTGGCTCTTGGCTGGCTGGGATTGCCAGGCATTACCAGTACCCATCCATTCTTGTCTCCTATGTTTCTTGGGATCTTAATTTTTCTGTACTGTGAAGGGGGAGCATTCTCCGGGCCTAGAGTAACAGgctataaatgaaaccatcaCCAGATATTCTCAAGTCTGCCCagataaaatgttgaaaagctGTATTTCTTTATGAATCAGGAATGAGGATATAATTGACCACAGAAAAGCACTTAACTGTTTCCCTGTAACACATTTATATCAACTCCTAACCTCCAGAGTGTGTGGTTAGTAAGTCAGGGGTGCATTTCCCACCCACCTCCTTGCCCACACTCTGTTCACCAGCTCCCTGGCAATGTGATGTCAGAGCCTCACTTCAGGAAATCCAGTCCTGACCTTTCTATACTTTCCTAGGTGATTGTGGAAAAGGTCTCAGGCTCTCAGATTGTTGACATTGACAAACGGAAGTACTTGGTTCCATCTGATATCACTGTGGCTCAGTTCATGTGGATCATCAGGAAAAGGATCCAGCTTCCTTCTGAAAAGG
This region of Nycticebus coucang isolate mNycCou1 chromosome 2, mNycCou1.pri, whole genome shotgun sequence genomic DNA includes:
- the GABARAPL2 gene encoding gamma-aminobutyric acid receptor-associated protein-like 2, whose protein sequence is MKWMFKEDHSLEHRCVESAKIRAKYPDRVPVIVEKVSGSQIVDIDKRKYLVPSDITVAQFMWIIRKRIQLPSEKAIFLFVDKTVPQSSLTMGQLYEKEKDEDGFLYVAYSGENTFGF